A genomic region of Chelmon rostratus isolate fCheRos1 chromosome 8, fCheRos1.pri, whole genome shotgun sequence contains the following coding sequences:
- the sybu gene encoding syntabulin, which translates to MAEWSGEPRSAPRHKRELRSAMKARGSEADFSSSSSTGSLKARGLTFSSAGKKAPSRSRGAHIRPLPVFKPAGSPTANRDAELYAPYRTPPRPASSTNSSSCNSSPTSRRASLGRYHSCGDNHGIRPPNPEQYLTPLQQKEVAIRHLKTKLMESENRVHDRETEIEELKAQLSRMREDWIEEECHRVEAQLSLKEARKEIKQLRQVVETMKSSLMEKDKGIQKYFIDINIQNRKLESLLQSMELAQSGTNLQDENTLDFICESPDSGGKKTVGEEEGGMELGEQGAEAMADSGLLLNDEMANRADILEQVFMSTAVDFSQDSSGKLRAGTDGPGVSALSEEGQLIDESTEPPPTLPNTVSTTVSISSSTPFQQHAEDKGIQTDITPMSPDLQALLLQLLKFHGATVGDTVLSAPSSLLGLPHLPISTTTTANLLDSAPPPPSTPSPAPPETPDTSTDSGMCCSEPAESRRFMEELDFDVGEEEPCLSPGLDVVGKRYWSNSFLVDLVAVAGPVLPTVAWLYSRHGVDGSAPVYNIAALIRGCCIMGLHSLRHVAHRPNA; encoded by the exons ATGGCCGAGTGGAGCGGCGAACCACGGAGCGCCCCGAGACACAAGAGGGAGCTGAGGTCGGCTATGAAAGCCAGAG gcagTGAGGCAGACTTCAGCTCTTCCAGCAGCACAGGCAGCCTGAAGGCCAGGGGCCTCACTTTCAGTTCAGCTGGAAAGAAAGCTCCTTCACGCAG TCGCGGCGCCCACATCAGACCACTCCCAGTGTTCAAACCAGCCGGGAGCCCTACAGCCAACCGCGATGCAGAGCTCTACGCTCCCTACAGGACTCCACCCAGACCTGCCTCCTCGACCAACAGTAGCAGCTGCAACTCCAGCCCCACCTCCAG AAGAGCAAGCCTGGGCCGCTACCACTCCTGTGGAGACAACCATGGCATCAGACCCCCAAACCCTGAGCAGTATCTCACCCCTCTACAGCAGAAGGAAGTGGCCATCAGACACCTGAAGACCAAACTGATGGAGTCTGAAAATAGAGTCCATGACAG agagacagagattgaGGAGCTTAAGGCTCAGCTCAGCAGAATGAGGGAGGACTGGATTGAAGAGGAGTGTCACCGGGTGGAGGCTCAGCTGTCCCTCAAGGAGGCTCGCAAAGAGATCAAGCAGCTGCGTCAGGTGGTGGAAACGATGAAGAGCAGCCTGATGGAGAAGGACAAGGGAATACAGAAGTATTTCATCGACATCAACATCCAAAACCGGAAGTTGGAGTCCCTGCTCCAAAGCATGGAGCTGGCCCAGAGTGGCACAAACCTCCAAGACGAAAACACCCTGGACTTTATTTGCGAGAGCCCTGATAGTGGTGGAAAGAAGACGgtgggggaggaagagggaggcaTGGAGCTGGGAGAACAAGGGGCAGAGGCGATGGCCGACAGTGGGCTGCTGCTAAATGATGAGATGGCCAACAGAGCGGACATTTTGGAGCAGGTCTTCATGTCCACTGCGGTGGATTTCAGTCAGGACTCTAGTGGTAAACTGAGGGCGGGGACAGATGGGCCTGGGGTGTCTGCACTGTCAGAAGAGGGACAGTTGATTGATGAATCTACTGAACCCCCACCGACTCTGCCGAATACAGTTTCCACCACCGTCTCCATCTCTTCAAGCACACCCTTCCAGCAGCACGCAGAAGATAAAGGAATCCAGACGGACATAACGCCCATGTCTCCAGACCTGCAGGCTCTACTCCTCCAGCTGCTAAAGTTCCATGGGGCAACAGTGGGGGACACAGTTCTGTCAGCTCCCAGCAGTCTTCTGGGTCTCCCACACCTGCCCATCTCCACTACCACCACTGCCAATCTCCTCGACTCggcccctcctccacccagcaCGCCCAGTCCTGCTCCCCCAGAGACCCCCGACACCTCCACCGATTCTGGCATGTGCTGCTCGGAACCTGCGGAGAGCCGACGGTTCATGGAGGAGCTGGACTTTGATGTCGGTGAGGAGGAGCCGTGTCTGTCACCCGGACTGGATGTGGTTGGCAAGCGTTATTGGAGCAACAGCTTCCTGGTGGATCTGGTCGCAGTGGCAGGCCCTGTGCTACCCACTGTAGCCTGGCTGTACTCGCGACACGGTGTGGATGGAAGCGCTCCAGTGTACAACATTGCGGCACTTATCAGGGGCTGTTGCATCATGGGATTGCACTCTCTTCGTCACGTCGCTCACAGGCCTAATGCATAA
- the ebag9 gene encoding receptor-binding cancer antigen expressed on SiSo cells produces the protein MAITQFRLFKICTCLASLLSFFKRLICRSGRGRKLSGDQITLPTTVDFSSSVPKQPEIEEWSSWDEEAPTSIKIEGGNGNVSPSPNEVDEEPDYFKDMAPTIRKTQKILLKKREPLNYSVPDGSAGFSSRLAASQDMMTFSPPSAELGEMDNWQEDTNAWEDESDAAWEAEEVLRQQKMAEREKRSMEQQRKKMEKEAQRMMKKEQKIAVKLS, from the exons ATGGCCATCACTCAGTTCCGTCTTTTCAAGATCTGCACATGTCTAGCCAGcttactttctttctttaaaaggTTGATATGCAG GAGTGGAAGGGGCCGCAAGCTCAGTGGTGATCAAATAACTCTCCCAACAACAGTGGATTTTTCATCATCTGTACCAAAACAG CCAGAGATTGAAGAATGGAGCTCTTGGGATGAAGAGGCTCCTACGAGTATTAAGATTGAAGGTGGCAATGGAAACGTTTCCCCTTCACCCAATGAGGTAGATGAAGAGCCTGACTACTTCAAAGACATGGCTCCCACcatcagaaaaacacagaag ATATTGCTGAAGAAAAGGGAGCCTTTGAACTACTCTGTGCCTGATGGCTCAGCAGGTTTCTCCAGCAGACTGGCAGCCTCTCAGGATATGATGACCTTCAGTCCACCCTCA GCTGAACTTGGAGAAATGGACAACTGGCAGGAGGACACAAATGCTTGGGAGGACGAGTCTGACGCTGCCTGGGAGGCGGAGGAGGTTCTCAG ACAACAGAAGATGGCTGAGAGAGAAAAGCGGTCCATGGAGCAGCAaaggaagaagatggagaaagaggctcagaggatgatgaagaaggAGCAGAAGATTGCCGTCAAGCTCTCGTAA